Within Actinoplanes sp. L3-i22, the genomic segment GGAACGTCGCGACCAACGCCGGTGGACTTTGCTGCCTGAAGTACGGCGTGACCCGCGACTACGTGCTCGGGATGGAGGCGGTCGTCGGCGGCCCGGCCGGCGACTACGGCACGGCGGTCCGCCTCGGCCGGCGCACCACCAAGGGCGTCAGCGGCTACGACCTGGCCGGCCTGTTCACCGGCTCGGAGGGCACCTTCGGGATCATCACCGAGATCACCGTACGGCTGCGCCCGGCCCGCCGCGAGGCCCCGCGCACCGTGGTCGGCGCGTTCGCCAGCGTCGTCGCGGCCGGCGAGGCGGTCGCCGCGATCACCCGGGCCGGCCTGCTCCCGGCCGCCCTGGAGCTGCTCGACCGCACCTGCCTGCGCGCCGTCGAGGACTGGAAGCACCTCGGCCTCGAAGCCGACGCCGCCGCGCTGCTGCTCGCCCAGCTGGACACGCCCGGCCGGGCCGGCGACGAGGAGGCCGCCGCGGTCGCCGAGGTGTTCCGCGCGGCCGGGGCGTCGTGGGCGGAGCGGTCCACCGACGAGATCGAGGCCGAGGCGCTGTTCGCGGCGCGCCGGCTGGCCTATCCGGCGCTGGAACGGCTGGGCCCGGTGCTGACCGAGGACGTCTGCGTGCCCCGTTCCCGCGTACCGGAAATGTTGTCCTTGATCGAAAAGATTGCGGCGCGGCACGGCGTCACCATCGCCACGATCGCGCACGCCGGCGACGGCAACCTGCACCCGCTGATCCTCGCGCCGGCCGGGAACGACGATGCCCGCCGCGCGGCCCAGGCCGCGTTCGAGGAGATGCTGACCGCGGCGATCGCGATGGGCGGCACGGTCACCGGCGAACACGGGGTCGGGCTGCTGAAACGGGCCGGGATGCGGCAGGAGCTGTCGCCCGGGGTGCTGGCCATGCAGATCGCGGTCAAACAGACGCTGGACCCGCTCGGCCTCTTCAACCCGGGCAAGGTCATCGGCTGATCACCCCCGGTTCGGCAGGCAGTATCGTGACGCCAGCGTCGATGGAGGTCACGGTGGTCTGGAAAGGTTTCTGGCGGGCGGTCGGCTCGATCCCCGGGTTCACCCCGGTCGCCAAACGGACGGTCACCCTCGACCGCTGGCTGAGCCGGGTCACCAAGGGCCGCGTCGTGGCGCTCGGCATGGCGCCGAGCCTGCTACTCACGACGGTCGGCCGCAAGAGCGGCCAGGAGCGAAAATCGCCTTTGCAGTACGTCGCCGACCAGGGCGCCTATGTCGTGGTCGGCTCCAACTGGGGTGGCCCGAACGCGCCGGGATGGGTCCACAACCTGCGGGCGAAGCCGGCGGCCACCATCACGATCGGCGGCCGGGACCTCGCGGTCGAGGCGCAGGAGGCGACCGGCGACGAGCGCGAGCGGCTGTGGCAGCTGTTCGTCGACCAGTGGCCGGGCTACGCCCGCTACCGCGAGCAGGCCGCGCACCGCACCCTGCGGATCTTCCGCCTGGTGCCGGTCACAGCCCCGCGATAGTCGCCGGGGCCCGTTCGGCGCGGCTCAGCGCGCGGAGCACGGCCGGCTGACCGTGCCGGCGCGCCGCCAGCCGGCAGAGCACGCCGGTCACCGCGTCGAAGGCGGCCGGTGGGAACTCCGGGGTGTCCGCGCCGATGCTCACGGCCAGGTCGTCGCAGTGCACGACCAGCTCCAGCAGCCGGGTGACCAGGTAGTCGTCGAGGGACAGCGTCCACGGCCCGAACGGCAGCTGGACCACCCGGTCCGGCGGCTCCTGGGGCAGCCGCCGGCGCAGCTCCGCCAGGGCGTTCCCGGCGGCGGCGAGCAGGGCCGGCGCGCCGGCGGCCGCCTGCTGCCGGGACGCCTCCTGGATGTACGTGCTGTCCTCGCTGTCGAGGTCGCCGCCGACCCACGTCGACCGGGCGAAGTGCTCCGGCAGCGCGACCCGCTCGTCGGCGACCGGCGCGTCGAGCACCGCCGGGAGCTGGGTGACCTGGTCGACGAGATGGGCGGCGAGCCCGCCGATCCGCATCCGGGGCAGGGCGCTCGGCGCCGCCCAGCCGTCCGCCACCCCGGGACGGGCCAGGAGAGCGATCATCGCCGCGGTGGATTCGAGGAAGTCGTCTCTGATGCTCACCACTCCAGTCTGGACACGGCGGGAACCTGGCAGAGTGGTGGGGGTGAATCTTGCCGAGGGCGCCGGTCTGCTGCACCGGCTGACGTCGTACGTGCCGGACCGCGAGTGGGACGTCCCGGTCGACGATCCCCGGGTGCGGCACGACCTGGTCCCCAATGATCCGGACACGCTGCCGCCGCCGGTGAAGACGTACCCCAATGATCTTGAGGTTTTGATTTTGCCGCAAGAACTGCCCGATCCGGGGGTGAGCGCGACGGCGGTGCTGGCCGGCGTCGCGGCCCCGGCGCGGGTGCTGGACGTCGCGCAGCTGGGCCGGCTGCTGTTCCTGGGGGCCGGGGTGGTCCGGACCGGCGAGCGCAACGGCCGCCGGATCCTGTACCGGGCCGCCGGATCGGCCGGGGCCCGCTTCCCGCTCGAGGTGTACGTCAGCGCGCGCGGCGTGACCGGCGTCCCGGACGCGGTGTACTGGTACGACGCGGTCCGGCACGCCCTGGTCCGGATCGCCCCGGCCGCCACCGGCGAGGTGACCACGCTGATCGTGACCGGCGTGCCGTGGCGGACCGGCTGGCGGTACGCCGAGCGGGGCTGGCGGCACCTGTACTGGGACGCCGGGACCGTGCTGGCCCAGCTCTCGGCCGCGGCGGACAGCGCGGGCCTGGCGCCCCGGCTGCGCTCGCTGTTCCCGGACGCGGCGGTCCGGAACCTGGTCGGCGCGGACGGCGTGCACGAATACCCGCTCGCGCTGCTGTCGCTGGGCGACGGCGGGCCGGCGATCGGTGCGGCCGGCCCGGCGATCACGGGGGAGTTGCCCGAGGTGGAGCTGCCGCTCTGCACGGTGGCGCAGCGCGCCGGCGACCGGGACAGCCTGGGCGAGCCGTGGCCGGTCGGGCCGGCGCTGGCCGAGGTGCCGCCGTCCGGCTCGCTCGACGAGGTGGTCCGGCGGCGGGGCTCTCAGCGGCGGATGGACCGGTCCGGGACGCTGACCGCCGAACAACTGCGGTGGCCGGTGGCCGCGTCGCTGCGCGGGGTGCCGGTGCCGCACTGGGTCGTCGTGCACGGCGTCGACGGGGTCGAGCCGGGCCTGTACCGGTGGCCGGACCTGGACCGGCCGGTGCGGGCCGCCGGCCTGCGCGACGAGCTGCTGCGGATCTGCCTGGACCAGGCGCTGGCCGGCGACGCGGCGTACGTGGTGATCGCGGCTAGCCCGCTCGACGGCCTCGACGATCGGGGCTACCGCGACGCCCAGTTGGCGGCCGGGCTGGTCGAGGGGCGGTTGCACCTGGCGGCGTACGCGCTGGGGGCCAGCGCCTCCGGGATGACCTTCCTCGACTCGGAGGTGCCGGACCTGCTGGGCGAACCGGCGGAGCTGGCCGCGCTGCTGTTCACCTGCGTGGGCGTGCCGGAGTACCGGTCCCGGCCGGGTGGGGGGCCGGGCGCCCCGGTCGCCGTCCGCTCGGTCGTTCCGCGTCTCGGCAGCTCCTGACACCGGGGCCGGTTTCCGGCAGACTGCCCGGATGATCGTCGAACCGGATCCGGACGCCCTGCGCGCGGCGCTGCTCCGGGAGAGCGGCCGCCTGGTCGACCGGGTCCGGTCCAGCCCGCACCTGGACGGGCCGGCGCCCGGGCTGG encodes:
- a CDS encoding nitroreductase/quinone reductase family protein, which codes for MEVTVVWKGFWRAVGSIPGFTPVAKRTVTLDRWLSRVTKGRVVALGMAPSLLLTTVGRKSGQERKSPLQYVADQGAYVVVGSNWGGPNAPGWVHNLRAKPAATITIGGRDLAVEAQEATGDERERLWQLFVDQWPGYARYREQAAHRTLRIFRLVPVTAPR
- a CDS encoding maleylpyruvate isomerase N-terminal domain-containing protein, whose translation is MSIRDDFLESTAAMIALLARPGVADGWAAPSALPRMRIGGLAAHLVDQVTQLPAVLDAPVADERVALPEHFARSTWVGGDLDSEDSTYIQEASRQQAAAGAPALLAAAGNALAELRRRLPQEPPDRVVQLPFGPWTLSLDDYLVTRLLELVVHCDDLAVSIGADTPEFPPAAFDAVTGVLCRLAARRHGQPAVLRALSRAERAPATIAGL
- a CDS encoding FAD-binding oxidoreductase translates to MPTIPELPGLDLVDDPDVLASLSHDDAEWAPYGKALAAVRPRTTGQVQRIVAACAAGQIPIIPRGAGTGLSGGANAVDGAMIVDLSRMNRIVEIDAENMTATVQPGVINDDLKAAVAEHGLWYPPDPASAPWSTIGGNVATNAGGLCCLKYGVTRDYVLGMEAVVGGPAGDYGTAVRLGRRTTKGVSGYDLAGLFTGSEGTFGIITEITVRLRPARREAPRTVVGAFASVVAAGEAVAAITRAGLLPAALELLDRTCLRAVEDWKHLGLEADAAALLLAQLDTPGRAGDEEAAAVAEVFRAAGASWAERSTDEIEAEALFAARRLAYPALERLGPVLTEDVCVPRSRVPEMLSLIEKIAARHGVTIATIAHAGDGNLHPLILAPAGNDDARRAAQAAFEEMLTAAIAMGGTVTGEHGVGLLKRAGMRQELSPGVLAMQIAVKQTLDPLGLFNPGKVIG